A genome region from Aliivibrio salmonicida LFI1238 includes the following:
- a CDS encoding DUF2786 domain-containing protein, which translates to MSSAKQKALKKIAKCLELGNSANVNEAAQAIRMAHRLMLKYGLEKDDIEFIKMGKTQSTHLLPANVGSNILKIIRGINTRFGVEAVLLNHKGLKKVEFIGSADRAIFAAFAFDIVYREMNEQTGQFKNSFAGSGTGQLEVTRRVNSFLAGWIEGALEKLPVIAPDDDSANKINDYIDKEFQNIDRETFKQQLREAMANITADYEKGLKKGRTISVSRPVGGTQAKKLLR; encoded by the coding sequence ATGTCATCAGCAAAGCAAAAGGCTCTAAAAAAGATCGCTAAATGTCTTGAACTTGGTAATTCAGCAAATGTGAATGAAGCCGCTCAAGCCATTAGAATGGCGCATCGCCTTATGCTTAAGTATGGTCTTGAGAAAGATGACATTGAGTTTATCAAAATGGGGAAAACGCAAAGTACCCATCTTCTTCCTGCCAATGTAGGCAGTAATATTCTAAAAATCATTCGTGGTATCAATACACGATTTGGGGTTGAAGCGGTTCTGCTGAACCATAAAGGGCTAAAAAAAGTAGAATTTATTGGTTCTGCTGATCGCGCTATTTTTGCGGCATTTGCCTTTGATATTGTTTATCGAGAAATGAATGAACAAACAGGCCAATTCAAAAATAGCTTTGCTGGCTCAGGGACTGGGCAACTTGAAGTCACTCGACGTGTTAATTCATTTTTAGCGGGTTGGATTGAAGGCGCACTTGAAAAACTGCCTGTCATTGCCCCTGATGATGATTCTGCAAACAAAATTAATGATTACATTGATAAAGAATTTCAAAATATTGATAGAGAAACATTCAAACAGCAGTTAAGAGAAGCAATGGCAAACATTACTGCTGATTATGAAAAAGGATTAAAGAAAGGCAGAACAATTTCGGTAAGCCGTCCTGTTGGCGGAACTCAAGCCAAGAAATTATTACGCTAA
- a CDS encoding DUF3334 family protein — protein sequence MKPAIRKNKTITTDDILLTLCRSMSGVLTKATQSSVNYSAMVQKISKTSLKPDFGCFVLFDGGFSGLVITNFTKDAALELYTRYMQTMGMPAEELAILHTSDEVGDVLGELMNQIVGDFTGQIRKQLQTTISQNQPKMLALNKQVILSVDTNLDRPQARRVTFTTQNNNIFYLELAMDKTEFIQLEEFEQEDEFDADDLFEQHKVGNNQKTEQKIENTQDLNDSLFDELGI from the coding sequence ATGAAACCTGCGATAAGAAAAAATAAAACAATTACAACTGATGATATTTTATTAACGTTGTGCCGCTCGATGTCAGGCGTATTAACGAAGGCAACTCAAAGTTCAGTTAATTACTCAGCCATGGTTCAAAAAATATCGAAAACAAGCTTAAAACCAGACTTTGGTTGCTTTGTTTTATTTGATGGTGGTTTCTCTGGATTGGTTATCACTAACTTCACAAAAGATGCTGCTCTTGAGCTGTATACTCGATACATGCAAACAATGGGCATGCCTGCTGAAGAACTTGCTATCTTGCATACCTCAGACGAAGTTGGTGACGTATTGGGTGAGTTAATGAACCAAATCGTAGGTGATTTTACGGGTCAAATCCGCAAACAGCTGCAAACCACGATTTCGCAAAACCAACCAAAAATGTTGGCCTTAAATAAGCAAGTCATCCTGTCTGTAGATACAAACCTTGATCGCCCTCAAGCACGTCGTGTTACGTTTACGACTCAAAATAATAATATTTTCTATCTTGAACTAGCGATGGATAAAACCGAATTTATTCAACTTGAAGAATTCGAACAAGAAGACGAATTCGATGCTGATGATTTGTTCGAACAGCATAAAGTTGGAAACAATCAGAAAACGGAACAAAAAATAGAGAATACTCAGGATCTTAACGACTCATTATTTGATGAACTAGGCATTTAA
- the ydiJ gene encoding D-2-hydroxyglutarate dehydrogenase YdiJ produces the protein MLPALKFQSTIDSVVLTYLEALKHTDFKGDIETTYASRLAVSTDNSVYQQLPQAVLLPRSTEDVQCLAVLADKPEFRGITFSPRGGGTGTNGQSLTKGIVVDLSRHMNKVIEINPLEGWAKVQTGLIKDQLNDALRPHGFFFSPDLSTSNRATLGGMINTDASGQGSLKYGKTSDHVLSVTAILANGTVLDTALTKENQPKAALTALEVTESVCRTKRQQITDKFPPLNRFLTGYDLKNALNIETDNFDITRVLCGAEGSLAFLTEAIVNITPIPKARTLINVKYDSFDAALRNAAFMVDANALSVETIDSRVLNFAKQDIVWHSVSDLITDVPNKDMLGLNMVEFAGADQQEVDQQVSALIEKLDVLIESGKSGLIGYQVTQDVASIGRIYTMRKKAVGLLGATKGAAKPVAFAEDTCVPPENLADFIQEFRTLLDGHKLNYGMFGHVDAGVLHVRPALDMCDPEQEALMHTISDQVVALVSKYGGLMWGEHGKGFRSEYGPEFFGDEIFTELRRVKAAFDPYNKMNPGKICTPLDSTDELVKVSDTKRGFYDRQIPVEVRDSFNQAMECNGNGLCFNYETSSPMCPSMKVTSDRRHSPKGRAGLVREWLRQLAEKGVDPVKLEHDLLTKRPSIKQIIDRIRNRINKEKEYDYSHEVHEAMMGCLACKACASQCPIKVDVPSFRSRFLNMYHSRYQRPVKDYLVANIETMLPIMATMPTVINGVLKQSITQSMTKRAIGYVDMPLLSVPTLKEKCRERDIETFNLETLKGLSDKEKQSYVLIVQDPFTSYYDASVISDFIELIQRLGLKPILLPFKPNGKAQHVKGFLKQFTSTAKNTSEFLNQIATLDIPMVGVDPALVLCYRDEYAEMLKDQRGDFEVLTVHEWLMPRLVEFNKSNIIDVRPWKLFAHCTEKTKMPNAEKEWGEIFNHFGLTLHTVPVGCCGMAGTYGHEADKVETSKAVYDLSWKANLRVLDKDRCLVTGYSCRSQVKRFEGEQLKHPLQALLTNI, from the coding sequence ATGTTACCAGCGTTAAAATTTCAATCGACTATCGATTCTGTTGTATTAACTTATCTAGAAGCCTTAAAACATACTGATTTTAAAGGCGATATAGAAACCACTTACGCCAGTCGCTTAGCGGTATCTACCGATAACAGCGTCTACCAGCAACTACCACAAGCGGTGTTATTGCCCCGTTCCACTGAGGATGTTCAGTGTCTTGCTGTACTGGCAGACAAACCTGAATTTAGAGGGATTACCTTTTCTCCTAGAGGAGGCGGTACGGGAACTAATGGACAATCTTTAACAAAAGGTATCGTGGTTGATCTCTCTCGTCATATGAATAAAGTGATCGAGATTAATCCGCTGGAAGGCTGGGCCAAAGTTCAAACTGGGCTTATTAAAGACCAACTTAATGATGCACTTCGTCCGCATGGTTTTTTCTTTTCTCCTGATTTATCAACCAGTAACCGAGCAACACTTGGGGGCATGATTAATACCGATGCTTCCGGTCAGGGATCACTCAAATACGGTAAAACATCCGATCATGTATTAAGTGTCACTGCTATTTTAGCTAATGGTACTGTGTTAGATACGGCTTTAACCAAAGAGAATCAACCGAAAGCGGCATTAACGGCTCTTGAAGTGACGGAATCAGTATGCCGAACTAAACGTCAACAAATTACGGATAAATTCCCTCCGTTAAACCGTTTCTTGACGGGGTATGACCTAAAAAATGCGTTGAATATTGAAACGGACAATTTTGATATTACTCGAGTGCTGTGTGGCGCAGAAGGGTCTTTGGCTTTTCTCACTGAAGCCATTGTAAATATTACGCCTATTCCAAAGGCAAGAACCTTAATCAACGTGAAATATGACAGTTTTGATGCGGCATTAAGAAATGCGGCATTCATGGTTGATGCAAACGCATTATCTGTTGAAACAATTGATTCTCGAGTTTTAAACTTTGCGAAACAAGACATTGTTTGGCATAGCGTGAGTGATCTCATTACTGACGTACCGAACAAAGATATGCTTGGCCTAAATATGGTTGAGTTTGCAGGCGCAGATCAACAAGAAGTCGATCAGCAAGTGTCTGCGCTAATCGAAAAACTTGATGTGTTGATAGAAAGCGGTAAATCAGGGTTAATCGGCTATCAAGTGACACAAGATGTGGCAAGTATTGGCCGTATTTACACCATGCGTAAAAAAGCCGTTGGGTTGCTCGGTGCTACAAAAGGCGCGGCTAAGCCCGTTGCTTTTGCTGAAGATACTTGTGTACCTCCTGAAAATTTAGCCGATTTCATTCAAGAATTTAGAACCCTACTTGATGGGCACAAACTTAACTACGGTATGTTTGGTCATGTTGATGCTGGCGTACTTCATGTTCGTCCTGCATTGGATATGTGCGATCCGGAACAAGAAGCGTTAATGCATACGATTTCTGATCAAGTGGTGGCTTTGGTTTCTAAATACGGCGGCTTAATGTGGGGAGAGCATGGTAAAGGTTTCCGTTCAGAATATGGTCCTGAATTTTTTGGTGATGAGATTTTTACTGAGTTGAGAAGAGTAAAAGCCGCGTTTGACCCTTACAATAAAATGAACCCAGGCAAAATTTGTACACCACTAGACAGTACTGATGAGCTTGTCAAAGTGAGTGACACTAAACGTGGGTTTTATGATCGCCAAATTCCTGTTGAAGTCAGAGATAGCTTTAATCAAGCGATGGAATGTAATGGCAATGGTTTATGTTTTAATTACGAAACCAGTTCGCCAATGTGCCCATCAATGAAAGTGACCTCTGATCGCCGTCATTCACCAAAAGGGCGAGCCGGCCTTGTACGTGAATGGCTACGTCAATTGGCTGAGAAAGGTGTTGATCCCGTCAAGTTAGAGCACGATTTATTAACAAAGCGTCCATCGATAAAACAAATCATCGACCGTATTCGTAATCGTATAAATAAAGAGAAAGAATACGATTACTCTCATGAAGTACATGAGGCGATGATGGGGTGTTTAGCATGCAAAGCATGTGCAAGCCAATGCCCAATAAAAGTTGATGTACCGAGCTTTCGTTCACGCTTTTTAAATATGTATCACAGTCGTTACCAGCGCCCAGTAAAAGATTACTTGGTGGCAAATATTGAAACGATGTTACCTATAATGGCAACGATGCCAACCGTAATTAATGGTGTTTTAAAGCAAAGTATTACACAAAGCATGACGAAGCGTGCGATTGGGTATGTTGATATGCCATTGTTATCTGTTCCTACCTTAAAAGAAAAATGTCGAGAACGAGATATTGAGACATTTAATTTAGAAACCTTGAAAGGGTTGTCTGATAAAGAGAAGCAGAGTTATGTGTTGATTGTTCAAGACCCTTTCACTAGCTACTATGATGCGAGTGTTATTAGTGATTTTATTGAGTTAATACAGCGTTTAGGTTTAAAACCAATACTGCTGCCATTTAAACCAAATGGAAAAGCTCAACACGTAAAAGGTTTCTTAAAACAATTTACCTCAACAGCAAAGAATACGAGTGAGTTTCTAAATCAAATTGCGACACTGGATATTCCAATGGTTGGCGTGGATCCTGCATTGGTTCTTTGTTATAGAGATGAATACGCAGAAATGCTTAAAGACCAACGTGGTGATTTTGAAGTTCTCACGGTTCATGAATGGTTAATGCCGCGATTAGTTGAGTTTAACAAATCGAACATTATTGATGTTAGACCATGGAAATTGTTTGCTCACTGTACAGAGAAAACAAAAATGCCAAATGCGGAGAAAGAGTGGGGAGAAATATTTAACCACTTTGGATTAACATTGCATACCGTGCCTGTTGGTTGTTGTGGAATGGCTGGGACGTATGGTCATGAAGCCGATAAAGTTGAAACGTCTAAAGCCGTCTATGATCTCAGCTGGAAAGCTAATCTTAGAGTGTTAGATAAAGATCGATGTTTAGTCACTGGATATTCATGTCGTAGTCAGGTTAAACGATTTGAAGGAGAGCAATTAAAGCACCCCTTACAAGCGCTACTGACAAATATTTAA
- a CDS encoding CBS domain-containing protein yields the protein MENKKVKQYMSARPLSLTADMSLSAALDQFITSQHIGGPVVNEQREVIGFISEQDLIKSLLGVSYHCQDTHVVGDVMRQDVLTVTPEDNIIELAQSMTADKPKIYPVVDGGKLVGIITRRNVLQAISESIGHCFKHPV from the coding sequence ATGGAAAATAAAAAAGTAAAACAATACATGAGCGCACGCCCACTTTCTTTGACAGCGGATATGTCATTATCAGCAGCGTTAGACCAATTTATTACTTCACAACATATTGGCGGCCCAGTTGTTAATGAACAAAGAGAAGTGATTGGATTTATTTCAGAACAAGATTTGATTAAGTCACTTTTGGGTGTGAGTTACCATTGTCAAGATACGCACGTTGTTGGTGATGTAATGAGACAAGATGTCTTAACGGTAACGCCAGAAGATAATATTATCGAGCTCGCACAAAGTATGACAGCGGATAAGCCTAAAATTTACCCTGTTGTGGATGGTGGTAAATTGGTCGGCATTATTACTCGACGTAATGTTCTTCAAGCGATCAGTGAATCGATTGGTCATTGTTTTAAACATCCAGTTTAA
- the ltrA gene encoding group II intron reverse transcriptase/maturase: MRVHYSLYGRMLLLQALYVAYKQVRKNGGAAGIDGQRIDDFTQNLEVELRKLLLELQEKRYQARPVKRVEIAKDDGGIRLLGIPTVRDRIVQQCLTNIMTPIFDPNFHPSSYGYRVGRSCHQAISKATLFIRKYNKQHVVDMDLSKCFDMLDHDLIIKFVRKRIVDGSILGLIRQFLKSGVMIGENWQNSVIGSPLLANIYLDEFDQEMMRRKHRIVRYADDILIFCTSKKGAENALKVASHILEVTLKLKVNERKTHIAHSDTGIKFLGVEIFTNYTAIQEKKLKTLKAKVRQLTKRNGGVNLARVLKQLNPVLRGFVNYFKIANITSTLKSLAAWIRRRLRAVQMSLWKKPCRLHRRLKQLKYKPPFKSIKMNSWRNSASPLASYAMPNQCFKSLGLYSIDEVKTGVLASFY; the protein is encoded by the coding sequence TTGAGAGTACACTATAGCCTTTACGGGCGCATGCTGTTACTGCAAGCGCTTTACGTGGCATACAAACAAGTGAGAAAGAATGGAGGTGCAGCTGGTATTGACGGGCAGCGTATCGATGATTTCACACAAAATTTGGAAGTAGAGCTCAGAAAATTATTACTTGAACTACAAGAAAAGCGCTATCAAGCGCGCCCCGTAAAACGAGTTGAGATCGCCAAAGACGATGGCGGTATCAGGTTATTGGGGATCCCTACAGTTCGAGACCGAATTGTTCAACAATGTTTAACGAATATAATGACTCCCATATTTGACCCAAACTTTCATCCATCCAGTTATGGATATCGGGTTGGGCGAAGCTGTCATCAAGCCATCAGCAAAGCTACGCTCTTTATACGTAAATATAATAAGCAGCATGTTGTTGACATGGATCTGTCTAAATGCTTTGACATGCTTGACCACGATCTGATCATCAAGTTCGTGCGAAAACGCATCGTGGACGGCAGTATCTTAGGCTTGATCCGTCAATTTCTAAAAAGTGGAGTCATGATTGGTGAAAATTGGCAGAATAGTGTAATAGGCAGTCCACTACTTGCTAATATCTACTTAGATGAATTCGATCAAGAAATGATGAGGCGTAAGCATCGAATAGTGCGATACGCGGATGACATTTTGATATTCTGCACCTCGAAAAAGGGAGCAGAGAATGCATTAAAAGTAGCTAGCCATATTTTAGAAGTAACGCTAAAACTTAAAGTGAATGAGCGGAAAACCCATATAGCACATAGCGATACAGGTATTAAATTCTTGGGAGTGGAAATTTTCACAAATTACACGGCAATTCAAGAAAAGAAGCTTAAAACCTTAAAAGCGAAAGTAAGACAACTCACCAAGCGTAATGGAGGAGTGAATTTAGCGAGAGTGCTAAAGCAACTGAATCCAGTGCTCAGAGGGTTTGTAAACTACTTCAAAATAGCCAATATTACGAGCACACTGAAAAGCCTTGCGGCTTGGATAAGGCGCAGATTGCGAGCGGTACAAATGAGTTTGTGGAAGAAGCCGTGCAGATTGCATCGTCGTCTTAAGCAACTAAAGTACAAACCGCCATTTAAGTCCATAAAAATGAACTCATGGCGAAACAGTGCGAGTCCGTTAGCAAGCTATGCGATGCCTAATCAGTGTTTCAAAAGTCTAGGCTTGTATTCAATAGATGAAGTTAAAACAGGTGTACTCGCTTCTTTTTATTAA
- a CDS encoding zinc/cadmium/mercury/lead-transporting ATPase, with product MCTSHKTLDLNTKQHNHDHKHNPSSSCCAAPKITSIKAESAVSDCCSSVDKSSDSDSCCGSDSGESDPLVVIPAISTFSRSWLIADMDCPSCAAKLKKAILAIPEVTDANVIFATEKLTVRTNNEAAFERVISVAKTTGFPLSDMGSKNASESDAQPFWRKNILLIILVAFLVIATGINLVNKELGTIAFTVAGLFGLIPIGKKAIRLAINGSPFSIETLMTVAAIGAVYLGETVEAAMVILLFMLGEQLEGYASAKARSGVKALMDLVPDTALRINKDGTKEEVSASDLKVGDRVQVSPGDRLAADAILASEFASFDESALTGESVPVDKKTGDVLMAGSIVNDRVIEIEITSAQGENAIDRILHLIEEAESRKAPLERFLDKFSRWYTPAMMLLSLLVIIIPPLMFGQSWDTWIYRGLAMLLIACPCALVISTPAAITSGLATAAKRGALIKGGAALEELGHIKNIAFDKTGTLTQGKPVLTDIRVLVETETEDSILLQSAAVEMGSSHPLAKAVVIKAQEQGLMVIEADDRETVVGKGIKGIVDEKRIALYAPQQFDGEVTSEAESQIAFLEEQGKTVVLVLVNDQISGLLAWRDELRPDAKIAVQKLVALGITPIMLTGDNERAAKAIAAELNIDYKAGLLPSDKVKYVEQLTAKAKTAMVGDGINDAPAMKTASIGIAMGGGTDVALETADAALTHNRLEELAPMVALSKATLSNIRQNITLALGLKSIFLVTSLFGITGLWVAVLADSGATALVTLNALRLLRFKEK from the coding sequence ATGTGTACATCTCATAAAACACTCGATCTCAACACCAAGCAACACAATCACGATCACAAACATAACCCTTCAAGCTCATGTTGTGCCGCACCAAAAATCACAAGCATTAAAGCGGAATCGGCAGTGTCTGATTGCTGTAGCTCAGTTGATAAGTCAAGTGACAGTGATTCTTGTTGTGGTTCGGATTCTGGAGAATCAGACCCCTTAGTTGTCATTCCTGCAATAAGTACTTTTTCTCGCAGTTGGCTGATTGCTGACATGGATTGCCCAAGTTGTGCTGCTAAATTAAAAAAAGCGATTCTTGCCATTCCAGAAGTGACGGACGCTAACGTTATCTTTGCAACAGAGAAACTGACGGTAAGAACGAATAACGAAGCGGCGTTTGAGCGAGTGATTAGTGTCGCGAAAACCACGGGTTTTCCATTATCTGACATGGGGTCAAAAAACGCATCAGAAAGTGATGCACAACCATTTTGGCGTAAGAATATTTTATTGATCATCCTTGTTGCCTTTTTAGTCATTGCGACAGGTATTAATTTAGTTAACAAAGAACTCGGGACCATTGCATTCACGGTTGCTGGTTTATTTGGCCTTATTCCAATTGGTAAAAAAGCGATTCGTTTAGCGATCAATGGCTCTCCATTTTCGATAGAAACGTTAATGACAGTTGCTGCTATTGGTGCTGTGTATTTAGGTGAAACGGTTGAAGCCGCCATGGTTATCTTATTGTTTATGTTAGGTGAACAATTAGAAGGCTATGCGTCAGCGAAAGCTCGTAGTGGCGTAAAAGCGTTAATGGACTTAGTGCCAGATACAGCGCTACGCATCAATAAAGATGGCACTAAAGAAGAGGTTTCGGCTTCCGATCTGAAAGTAGGAGACAGAGTTCAAGTTTCCCCAGGTGATCGTTTAGCTGCCGATGCAATATTAGCGTCAGAGTTTGCTTCTTTTGATGAAAGCGCCTTAACGGGAGAGTCTGTTCCTGTTGATAAAAAGACGGGTGATGTATTAATGGCAGGGTCGATTGTTAATGACCGTGTGATTGAAATCGAGATAACGTCAGCTCAAGGTGAAAACGCGATTGATCGTATCTTACATTTGATTGAAGAAGCGGAATCCCGTAAAGCACCGTTAGAGCGTTTTCTTGATAAATTCAGCCGTTGGTACACACCAGCAATGATGCTGTTATCACTACTCGTTATTATTATTCCACCACTGATGTTTGGTCAATCATGGGATACGTGGATTTACCGTGGTTTAGCAATGCTACTTATCGCTTGTCCGTGTGCGTTAGTGATATCAACACCCGCAGCTATAACTTCTGGTTTGGCAACGGCAGCTAAAAGAGGGGCGTTAATTAAAGGTGGCGCAGCATTAGAAGAGCTAGGCCATATTAAAAATATCGCGTTTGATAAGACAGGTACCTTAACGCAAGGTAAGCCAGTTCTCACTGATATTCGAGTACTTGTTGAGACAGAAACTGAAGACAGTATATTATTGCAATCAGCCGCGGTAGAGATGGGGTCGTCACATCCATTAGCAAAAGCTGTGGTAATAAAAGCACAAGAACAAGGCCTGATGGTTATTGAAGCGGATGATCGTGAAACGGTTGTAGGTAAAGGGATAAAAGGGATCGTTGATGAAAAACGAATCGCACTTTATGCGCCTCAACAATTTGATGGAGAAGTTACTTCTGAAGCCGAGAGCCAAATCGCGTTTCTAGAAGAGCAAGGAAAAACGGTTGTTTTAGTGCTAGTAAATGATCAAATATCTGGTTTATTAGCGTGGAGAGATGAATTACGTCCTGATGCGAAAATTGCAGTTCAGAAGTTAGTTGCACTCGGCATTACACCCATCATGTTAACGGGTGATAATGAACGTGCTGCCAAAGCGATTGCTGCAGAGCTGAATATTGACTATAAAGCGGGTTTATTACCGTCAGACAAAGTGAAATACGTTGAGCAGCTAACAGCAAAAGCAAAAACGGCAATGGTCGGTGATGGTATTAATGATGCGCCAGCAATGAAAACGGCCTCTATTGGTATCGCGATGGGCGGGGGAACGGATGTTGCTCTAGAAACTGCTGATGCGGCATTAACTCATAATCGATTAGAAGAACTTGCACCAATGGTTGCGCTGTCAAAAGCAACGCTAAGTAATATTCGCCAGAACATTACGCTAGCGCTAGGATTAAAATCCATATTCTTAGTGACAAGCTTGTTTGGTATTACTGGCCTATGGGTTGCAGTTCTTGCTGATAGTGGAGCAACGGCATTAGTTACATTAAATGCACTGCGTCTATTACGCTTTAAAGAAAAATAA
- a CDS encoding HD-GYP domain-containing protein, which yields MKRISLKTYLFIIFATIFILFSAHLYTNIKSAVTKLSSEHIADVAELHQQIISNNVNFTIYQIDALAEEISDISSLDINNIPPSLINFMSSAFSHSPALTNVYIYDIENNGINLKNINGTIEAEYATRLSLEEMWKTNKTYTFNNEYLYLSRSKNTNLKIILQISTAIFFETTDHELVNKRNVGFYLYDYQLREIIYSDHVPTPLSYSQLQGVLHDEHETVSLDGSTYTAFVHKLNRSSLYFVSLIPESVINHNFNTISNDLFLNVIAYIFLAILIIFLSSSYISNRLVTLLKNAQKINHFQFNQQKKQDSIVKEIHNLSSTLETMVQTIDDILKIVFIIAKSGNLFQLGAIVDKKIHKITTGHSYLYITDNENTLSSIEGKKKLPIKNEDQSYYCEASVHYFNLHNDKKKLIGCLVIEVPLNHTVPKYRLLFIERLVQIIAVSIDKHKLLEQQKALLLSFTKSIASAIDAKSPHTAGHCQRVPELTLMLASAAQKNQTQWKAFSLSEPEWEELYLASWLHDCGKLTTADHVIDKATKLDMFTNRIHEIRTRFEILKRDAEILYLKTIIEHKENTPELERNYHDTIAQLDNEFSFIAESNLGNEFFSEENQHRLQQIAQRNFVRTLDKQLGLSWEETQRLSDDEKVTPSVELILQDNHSQQIPWDINKATDTRFALQPFEFKFNFGEVYNLSAPRGTLTNEERFLINDHIIQTITMLEALPYPEHLKNIPIIAGGHHEQMSGKGYPYAVPASELPVTARMMAIADIFEALTASDRPYKTPKTLSESLKILAFMAKNQHIDKEIFQLFLEDDVYLEYANRFLKPEQIDEIDVSTYLTLANS from the coding sequence ATGAAACGGATTTCATTAAAAACGTACTTATTCATTATTTTTGCGACTATTTTCATCCTGTTTTCAGCACATTTATATACAAATATAAAAAGCGCTGTCACAAAGCTATCAAGTGAACATATCGCTGATGTTGCCGAGCTTCACCAGCAAATCATCAGTAATAATGTAAACTTCACCATATACCAAATAGACGCATTAGCAGAAGAAATCTCTGATATAAGCTCATTGGATATTAATAATATCCCACCATCACTAATCAACTTTATGTCTTCTGCTTTTTCTCACTCTCCTGCATTAACTAATGTATATATCTATGACATTGAAAATAATGGTATTAATTTAAAAAACATTAACGGAACCATCGAAGCAGAATATGCAACTAGATTATCATTGGAGGAGATGTGGAAAACAAATAAAACATATACCTTTAATAATGAATATCTATATTTAAGTCGCTCTAAAAATACGAATCTCAAAATTATTTTACAAATTTCAACCGCCATTTTTTTTGAAACCACAGACCACGAACTTGTAAATAAAAGAAATGTCGGATTTTATCTTTATGATTACCAGTTAAGAGAAATAATTTACTCTGACCATGTCCCTACGCCTTTATCTTATTCGCAACTGCAAGGTGTACTACATGATGAGCATGAGACCGTGTCTCTAGATGGCTCTACCTACACAGCTTTTGTCCACAAATTAAATCGTAGCTCTCTGTATTTTGTGTCTCTCATCCCTGAAAGTGTTATTAATCATAACTTTAATACTATATCTAATGATTTGTTTTTGAATGTCATCGCCTACATATTTCTCGCGATATTGATTATATTTCTATCCTCTTCTTACATATCAAATCGATTAGTTACACTGCTTAAAAACGCGCAAAAAATAAATCACTTCCAATTTAATCAACAGAAAAAGCAAGATTCAATTGTTAAAGAAATTCATAACCTCAGCAGCACGCTTGAAACGATGGTTCAAACTATTGATGATATTTTAAAAATAGTTTTTATCATTGCAAAAAGCGGTAATTTATTTCAATTAGGTGCGATTGTTGATAAAAAAATCCATAAGATTACGACAGGACACAGTTATCTTTATATCACTGATAACGAAAATACATTAAGCAGTATCGAAGGTAAGAAAAAGCTCCCTATCAAGAATGAAGATCAATCTTATTACTGTGAAGCCTCTGTACATTACTTCAATTTACATAATGATAAGAAAAAGCTCATTGGCTGCCTAGTCATTGAAGTTCCACTTAATCATACTGTCCCTAAATACCGACTATTATTTATTGAACGTTTAGTGCAAATAATCGCAGTATCCATTGATAAACATAAACTTCTAGAACAGCAAAAAGCCCTTTTACTTTCTTTTACTAAATCGATTGCCTCCGCCATTGATGCAAAATCTCCTCATACCGCAGGCCATTGTCAACGAGTGCCTGAATTAACATTAATGCTAGCAAGTGCCGCACAAAAAAATCAAACTCAATGGAAAGCATTTTCACTAAGTGAACCTGAATGGGAAGAGTTGTACCTTGCTTCTTGGCTACACGATTGTGGGAAACTAACCACCGCAGATCATGTTATAGATAAGGCAACCAAACTCGACATGTTTACTAACCGTATTCATGAAATCCGCACTCGATTTGAAATACTAAAACGAGACGCCGAAATCCTTTATTTAAAAACAATTATTGAACATAAAGAGAATACGCCAGAATTAGAGCGGAACTACCATGATACGATCGCTCAATTAGACAATGAGTTTTCTTTTATTGCGGAGTCCAATCTTGGTAATGAATTCTTCAGTGAAGAAAATCAACATAGACTACAACAAATAGCACAAAGAAATTTTGTGAGAACCTTAGACAAACAACTTGGACTATCGTGGGAAGAAACTCAACGTCTTTCTGATGATGAGAAAGTAACCCCCTCTGTCGAACTCATTTTACAGGATAACCACAGCCAACAAATACCGTGGGATATAAACAAAGCAACCGATACGCGATTTGCACTCCAGCCATTTGAGTTTAAATTTAATTTCGGAGAAGTTTATAATCTATCAGCACCGCGCGGCACCCTTACGAACGAAGAACGCTTCTTAATAAATGATCATATTATTCAAACCATCACCATGCTTGAAGCCCTTCCTTATCCTGAGCACTTAAAAAACATCCCTATAATTGCAGGTGGGCACCATGAACAAATGTCAGGCAAAGGCTATCCTTATGCGGTTCCGGCATCAGAGCTCCCCGTCACCGCAAGGATGATGGCTATTGCTGATATTTTTGAAGCGCTTACCGCCAGTGATCGCCCTTATAAAACGCCAAAAACACTGTCTGAATCATTAAAAATATTGGCTTTCATGGCAAAAAATCAACATATAGATAAAGAGATATTCCAACTATTTTTAGAAGATGACGTTTACCTTGAGTACGCCAACAGATTTTTAAAACCAGAGCAAATTGATGAGATTGATGTGTCGACTTATCTTACTCTTGCAAATTCATAA